A segment of the Deinococcus depolymerans genome:
TGCCGTGCCGGTCGGCGTCCGGGTCGTTGCCGATGGCGACGTCGAAGTCGCCCTTGAGGGCCAGCAGGCCCGCCATGGCGTGGGGGCTGGAGCAGTCCATGCGGATCTTGCCGTCGCGGTCCACGCTCATGAACGCGAAGCTGGGGTCGATGACGTCGTTCACGATGGTCAGGTTCAGGTCGTGCGCCGCCCCGATGGCCTGCCAGACCGGGAGGCTGCTGCCGCCCAGCGGGTCCACGCCGATCCGCACGCCGCTGGCGCGGATGGCGTCCAGGTCGATCACGTCGGGCAGTTGCGTGACGTAGGGGGTGATGAAGTCGAATTCCTCCAGGGCGGCCATGGCGTCTTCGAGGGACACGCGCTGCACGTCGCGCAGTTCGTCTTCCATGATCTGGTTGGCGCGGGCCTGCACGACTTTCGTGACGTCGGTGTCGGCGGGGCCGCCGCTGGGCGGGTTGTACTTGAAGCCGCCGTCCTGCGGGGGGTTGTGGCTGGGCGTGATCACGATCCCGTCCGCCACACCGTCCGTTCCGGTGCGGTTGTGTTCCAGGATGGCGTAGCTGACCAGCGGGGTGGGCGTGAACAGACCGGGCTGGACGCGCACGCGCACGCCGTTGGCGATCAGGACCTCCAGCGCGGTCATCCAGGCGGGTTCGGACAGGGCGTGGGTGTCCAGGCCCATGTACAGCGGCCCGGTGATCCCGGCCTGCGCGCGGTACTCGGCGACAGCCTGCGAGATGGCCAGGATGTGCGTCTCGTTGAAGGTCCCGGCGAGGCTGTTGCCGCGGTGGCCGCTGGTGCCGAACGCCACGCGTTGCAGCGGGTCGCTGGGCAGCGGGCGGGTCTCGTAGTAGTGCGCCACCAGGCGGGGAATGTTCGTCAGCAGGCTCCGGGGAGCGCGTTTACCGGCCAGTTCGCTGATGGTCATGCCGCCCAGTGTACGGAGTGCGGCCCCCGTGCGGGCGCCTGCGGTAAGACAGCGTGAAGTGCCTTCCGGCAGCGGGACCTCCAGGTGACGGGTGACCCGGTCGCGGCAGCGGGCGGCTGCTACGCTGGGCGGCATGAGGGAGTTCCTGAACGACTGGTGGCGGCTGCTGAAGCTGATCGTGGGGTCGCTGGCGATTCCGGTGGTGCTGTGGGGGTTGCTGGTGTGGGCGGGCGTCCTGAGGTAGCTGCCGTGCTGAGGTAGCGGGTGGCCGGGGACCGCTCCCCCGGCGGGTGACACGAAGCAGGGGGGGGTGGAACCGCTCCCGGCGGCGGGTTCCGGTGACTCGTGTTACGTTCGGAGCATGACGGCTAAACGGCACAAGGGCAGCGAGCGGAGCGCCGAGGGGCGCACGGACACCAATCATTTCGAGCATGCGCTGGTGCTGGAAACGGCGCGCGTCACCGAGGGCGCGGCACTGGCTGCCAGCCGCTTCATGGGCATGGGCGACAAGAACGCCGTGGACGGCGCCGGCACCGAGGCCATGCGCGAGCTGCTGAACTCGCTGGACATCCGCGGCACGGTCGTGATCGGTGAGGGCGAGATGGACGAGGCGCCCATGCTGTACATCGGCGAGAAGGTCGGCACCGGGCAGTACGAGGTGGACATCGCCGTGGACCCGGTCGAGGGCACCAGCGTGACTGCCAAGGGCCTCCCGAACGGGCTGGCCGTGATTGCCCTGTCCGAACGGGGCGGGCTGATGCACGCGCCGGACTGCTACATGGACAAGCTGGTCGTGCCGCCCCCCGCCGCCGGGAAGGTGAACCTGGACTGGCCGGTCGAGGCGAACCTGAACGTGCTGGCCCAGAGCCTGGAACGTGACGTGGACGACCTGATGATCACCATCCTGGACCGCGAGCGGCACGCGGACCTGATCCGGCAGGTACGGGCGACGGGCGCCCGCGTGAAACTGATCGGGGACGGCGACGTGGTCGCCAGCCTGCAGGTGGGCGTGCGCGGCACCGGCGTCCACGCGCTGATGGGGTCGGGCGGCGCGCCCGAGGGCGTGCTGTCGGCGGCGGCCATGAAGTGCCTGGGCGCGGAGATCCAGGGGCGATTCATCGCGGAGGACGACGCCATGCGTGAACGCTTCGCCTCGATGGGCGTGGACGAGAAGCGGGTGTACCGGACGAACGATCTCGCGCCGGGCCGGCAGATGGTGTTCAGCGCGACCGGCATCACGTACGGCGAGCTGCTGAGCGGCGTGCGCCGCTTCGGTGGTGGGGCCCGGACGCACACGCTGGTCATGGGGTACGCCACGCGGGTGGTGCGGTTCATCGACTCGGTTCACCTGGAGGACGACGGGGCGCGGGTGACGGTCCGGATCTGATCTGCCGCGCGCGGCGCTTCCGGGCGGCTCGTCCTCTCCTCTGCCCTGTCTCTCCCCTGTTCACGGGACGGCCCTGCGCCCCCCCGTGACGGGGGAGGGTTCGTTGTGGCTGTCGATAGCTGGACTCCGATGGAGTGGCTGTTCAGGCTGTTCCCCCCGGGCGGAGACGGGTGGTAGGGGCACAGGTACCGGGTGAGAAAAGAGTAAACCAATGTTAAATACCTTGATGTTGAACTATTTTCCGGGGCTGCCTACACTGCCCTCATGACGAACCCCACCTCCGCTCCGGTGAAACTGGCGATCGTGTACTACTCCACCTACGGCACCAACCACGCCATGGCCCAGGTCGCCGCTGAGGCCGCCCGCGCCGCCGGGGCCGAGGTGCGCCTGCTCAAGGTCGCCGAAACCGCCCCCCAGGCCGTGATCGACACCCAGGACGCCTGGAAGGCCCAGCAGGAACGCAGCGCCGATGTCCAGACCGCCACGCCCGCCGACCTCGAATGGGCCGACGCCTACCTGTTCAGCACCCCCACCCGCTTCGGCGGCGCGGCCAGCCAGGTACGCGCCTTCATCGACACGCTCGGCGGGCTGTGGGCCACCGGCAAACTGGCGAACAAGACCTTCAGCGCCATGACCAGCGCCCAGAACCCCAACGGCGGCCAGGAAACCACCCTGATGACCCTGTACACCACCGCCATGCACTGGGGCGCCATCCTGGTGCCGCCCGGCTACACCGACCCGGCCATCTTCGCGTCCGGCGGCAACCCCTACGGCGCCAGCGTCACCGCCGGCGGCCAGCCCCTGAGCGACGAGGACCGCGCCACCATCGCCCACCAGACCCGCCGCCTCATCGAGGTGACGGCCCGCCTGAACCGCTGACCCACCCCCACACGAACAGGCCCGCCGCGTTCAGCGTGCGGGCCTGCTGTGCGCTACGGGTTCAGTTCAGGCGCAGCCAGTAGTAGTCGTACTTGCCCAGGATCATCGGGTACGCCGCCTCGGTCACGGGCGGGAAGTGGCTGCCGCCGGCCAGCGTGACCGGCGTGCGGCCCAGGTGCTCCCCCAGGTTCAGGTGCACAGCCTGGGCGTTGCCGGCGAAGTTGCTCACGATCAGCAGGGTCTCGTCCTCGGTGCGGCGGGTGAAGGCCAGCACGGCCGGGTTGTCGGTGTCGATGAACTGCAGGTCGCCCACCGCGAAGGCCGGGTGGCGGCGGCGCAGTTCCAGCTGACGGCTGGTCCACTTCAGCAGGCTGCTGGGGTCCTGCTCCTGGCTCTGCACGTTCACGCGGGCGTACCCGTACACGGCGTCACTGATGGGCGGGAAGAAGCACTGGTCGGGCGTGGCGGTCGAGAAGCCGCCGCTCATGCCGGCGTTCCACTGCATGGGCGTGCGCACGCCGTTGCGGTCCGCCTGCGACAGGTCGTCGCCCATGCCGATCTCGTCACCGTAGTACAGGATCGGGCTGCCCGGCAGGGCCAGCAGGACGGTGTTCAGCAGTTCGATGCGGCGGCGGTCGTTGTCCAGCAGCGGTGCCAGACGCCGGCGGATGCCCACGTTGATCTTCATGCGGGTGTCGGGCGCGTACGCGGCGTACATGAAGGCGCGTTCGTCGTCCGTGACCATCTCCAGCGTCAGTTCGTCGTGGTTGCGCAGGAACGTCGCCCACTGCCCGAAGCTGGGAATGGCGGGCAGGCGGTCCATGATCTCGCGGATGGAGGTCGTGTCCTCCTTTTTCAGGCTCATGTACAGCCGGGGCATGACCGGGAAGTTGAAGCACATGTGGAATTCCGGGTCCTGCTCGCTGCCGAAGTACTCCACCACCTCTTCCGGCCACTGGTTCGCCTCGGCCAGCAGCAGGCGGCCGGGGTACTCCTGATCGACCATGCGGCGCATCCTTTTCAGGATGTCGTGCGTTTCCGGCAGGTTCTCGCAGTTGGTGCCCTCGCGCTCGATCAGGTACGGCACGGCGTCCACCCGGAAGCCGTCCACGCCCAGGTCCAGCCAGAACCGCGCGGCAGAGAGCAGTTCCTCGACCACGCGGGGGTTGTCGAAGTTCAGGTCCGGCTGGCTGGAGAAGAACCGGTGCCAGTAGTACCGGCCGGTCTGTTCGTCCAGCGTCCAGTTGCTCGTCTCAGTGTCGGTGAAGATGATCCGCGCCCCGGCGTACTCGGTGCCGGTGTCGCTCCAGACGTAGTAGTCGTGGTACTCGTTGGGACTGCCGTCCGGGAGGGTCGGGCCGCGCCGGGCCGCCTGGAACCAGGGGTGGTCGCTGCTGGTGTGGTTGGTGACCAGGTCCCCGATCACGCGCAGGCCGCGGGCGTGCGCCTCGCGCAGGAAGACCTTGAAGTCCTCCAGGGTGCCCAGGTCCGGGTGGATGTCGGTGTAGTCGGCCACGTCGTAGCCGTCGTCCCGCAGGGGGCTGGGGTAGAACGGCAGCAGCCACAGGCAGTCCACGCCGAGGTTCTTCAGGTAATCGAGTTTGCCGGTCAGGCCGGGAAAGTCGCCCCTGCCGTCGCCGTTGCCGTCCGCGAAGGTGCGGACCGAGAGTTCGTAGAAGACGGCACTCTTGTACCACTCGGGCATGGCGGTCTGGGTCATGCCCCGCAGTGTAGTTCAGCGGGACGCTGGAAGCGCTGCCACGCTTGAGCAGGCCCCTGAACCCAGGCGCATGAAAAAAGGAACTTCACTGAAAGGTGAAGTTCCTGCTTCTGGCTGGGGCACTAGGACTCGAACCTAGATCGACAGTGTCAGAGACTGGTGTCCTGCCATTAGACGATGCCCCAACGGGGTGAAATCCCGACCGGTGTCGCTTCCGGCCGTCTTCCCTTGGGGGGAAGCGTGAGGGAGTATAGCCACACCCCAGGCGGTCCGTCAAGTCACCCCCCCGCAACTGCGTGCCAGTCCCGCCAGAGCGAACGCCGCCCGAGGCTCGCTGGACCGCGTATAGATCGCAGTTGCCGCCTTGGTCAGACTCTGGTACACTGAGGTGTTGCCGCGCCGTATGCACCCCTGACCTCAGGGTCAGGCTTGCACGGAAGACAGGTATCAGGCTGGCGCGCCATCCGCAAGGAAGCGCGCCCAGGAGGACAGGAGTTCATGGAAGACAACACCCAGACCCCCGCCCAGCAAGGCGGGACTCAGCCCGCGACGGGCACCACCCAGACCAGCGTTCCCACCCCCGTGGAGGAGCGCGAGTACCCCGCCATGACCATGGAGGACATCCTCGCCAGTGAGGCGCAGGAGCCCCAGAGCGTCACCCGCGGGGACATCGTGGACGGCACCATCGTGTTCATCGGCCAGGAAGGCATTGCCGTTGACATCGGCGCGAAGGTCGAGGGCATCATCCCCCTCAACCAGCTCGGCGACGAGCCCGTCACGCTGGAACAGGCCCAGGAGATGTACAAGTCCGGCGAGCAGATCGAGGCGTACGTCGTGCGCGTCGACCTGCCCAACAGCCAGATCGTGCTGAGCAAGAAGCGCGCCGATCAGGACAAGGGCTGGCGCGTCCTGGAGAAGATGCAGGAGGCCGACGAGGCCTTCGAAGTCGAGGTGCTCGAAAAGGTGCGCGGCGGTCTGGTCGCGCAGGTCGAAGGCATCCGCGCCTTCCTCCCCGCCTCGCAGGTCGACACGCGCCGCGTGAACGACCTCGACCCCTACGTCGGCAAGCCCCTGATGGTCAAGCTCATCGAGCTCAACCGCAAGCGCAACCGCGTGATCATCAGCCACCGCGCCATCCTCGAAGCCCAGAAAGCCAAGGCCCGCGAAGAAACCGTCGGCCAGCTCGAAGCCGGCGCGCAGTTCGAGGGTGAAGTCGTGGAAATCACCGACTTCGGCGTGTTCGTGAACCTGGGCGGCATCGACGGCCTCGTTCACCGCAGCGAACTCACCTACGGCCGCTTCAACCACCCCCGCGACGTGGTCAAGGTGGGCGACAAGGTGCAGGTGCAGGTCATGGACGTCGACGGCGGCCGCGAGCGCATCAACCTGAGCATGAAGGCCCTCACCCAGGACCCCTGGGAAGGCGCCACCGACCGTTACAGCATCGGCCAGAAGGTCACCGGTAAGGTCACGAACCTCACCAACTTCGGCGCCTTCATCGAACTGGAATCCGGCCTGGAAGGCCTGGTTCACGTCAGCGAGATGAGCTGGACCAAGCGCGTGCGTCACCCCAACGAAGTCATGAAGGAAGGCGACGAAGTCGAGGCCGTCATCCTGCGCATCGACCCGAAGGACCGCCGCATCTCCCTCGGGATCCGTCAGACCACCGACGATCCCTGGAGCGCCCTGCCTGACCGCTACCCGCCCGGCACCCCCGTGAAGGGCAAGATCACCGGCATGACCGACTTCGGCGTGTTCATGGAGATCGAAGAAGGCATCGAGGGCCTGATCCACATCAGCGAACTCGACGTGCAGCGCGTCAACAACCCCGCCGACCTGTTCAAGAAGGGCGACGAGATCGAAGCCGTCATCCTGAACATCGACCCCGTCGAGCAGCGCGCCAGCCTCAGCCGTCGCCGCTTCCTGGGCGGCGGCCCGGTCCCCACCCAGCGCGACTACGTCAGCCAGGGTGGCGGCGCCCGCAGCGACCGCTACAGCAGCGGCCAGGGCGGCGCTCCCCGCGCCGGTGGCCGTGGTGGCCGCCGCGGCGACGCGGACTACGCCTACAACGCCAAGGACGCCAGCCAGGGTGGCAAGATCAGCACCAAGCTGGGCGACGTCTACGCCGACCTGTTCGCGCAGTTCGGTCTGGGCGGCGACAAGAAGGCCGACGCCACCGAGGCGCAGGCCGACACCACCGAAGACACCCAGGGCTGAACCGGGCAGCGCTCAGGCTACCCCTGAGCCGCCCCCCACCCTGAAAGCGAAGTCCCGGCAGACCCGAGAGGTCTACCGGGACTTCGCCTTTCTCCTGCCGGGCGGCCCGCCCGGGGAACACCCCTGTCACCGGAGTCCATCTCATACGGATTCCGTATGGTTCACTGACAACCCGGCAGGGCACCGGGTTGCCAACTCCACGTCCGGAACCCGTTTCTCTCCTACTCGCATCCGCTCGGATTGAATGGCTTTATAAGCCATTCAATCGGAGTCCGTCTCATCAATGATGCGGGCACTTTTCAAGCGCCAGAGGGGACAAGCATGGAATACGTCTTCTGTAACGCCATTCCTGCTCACCCCCTCCCAGCCTCCCCCCTCAAGGGGGAGGGGTAAACACTGCGTGTTCATCGCTGGTCTGCAATGAAGGTATGAACCTGTCCGCACCATTGATCATACGGATTCCGTCTGATACGGACTCCGATTGTTTCTCCTACAATCCGGAAGTTCACCGGGTTGCCAACTCCACGTCCGGAACCCGCCCAGCTCCTTCTCTGCAGAGCAGCTCTCCGAGTCGCGTCCGCTCGGACCCAGCGGCTGTGCAAGCCATTCAATCGGAGTCCGTATCACCCCATCCGGCCAGCCTCTCCCTCTTCCTGCGGGTCAGGAAGGGTGGCGGGCCGCGGCGAAGGTCTGCTGCGCGCTGAAATCCCCGGGCAGCTTCTCGTACTCGCCGGACGGGTTCAGTTCCCAGGAGCCGCGCGTGTCGGCCCACTCGGTATCCAGGATGCTCAGGAACGTCTCGCGGTGCCGGTCGTCCAGGACGGGGGCGATCACCTCGACGCGGCGGTCCAGGTTGCGGCTCATCCAGTCGGCACTCCCGAAGTACACCTCGGGACTGCCAGCATTGCCGAACGCGAACACCCGCGCGTGCTCCAGGTAGCGGCCCAGCAGACTGCGCACGCGGATGCTGGCCGACAGGCCGTTCACGCCGGGGCGCAGGCAGCACACGCCGCGGATGATCATCTCGACCCGCACGCCCGCCCCGGCCGCGCGGTACAGCGCGTCGATCATGCCGGGGTCGGTCAGCTGGTTGACCTTCACGCGCACCCAGGCGTCGAGTCCCGCGCGGGCATGGACCGCCTCGCGTTCCAGCAGCGCCTCCAGGCCGGGGCGGGCGGTGTCGGGCGCGACCAGCAGGTGCGTGTACTCGGCGGCGGCGTACCCGGTCAGGTGGTTGAACAGTTCCGCCACGTCCGCGCCCAGGTCCGGGTGCGCCGAGAGGAGGCTCAGGTCCGTGTACAGCCGCGCGGTCTTCGCGTTGTAGTTCCCGGTGCCGATGTGCACGTAGCGGCGCAGGCCGCCCGCCTCGCGCCGCACGACCATCGCGACCTTCGCGTGCGTTTTCAGGCCCGGCACGCCGTACACCACGTGCGCCCCGGCCCGCTCCAGTTTCCTGGCCCAGGAGATGTTGCGCTGCTCGTCGAATCGGGCCTTCAGTTCGATCAGGGCCACAACCTGCTTGCCGTTCTCGGCGGCGGTGCGCAGCGCGCCCAGCAGGCGCGGGTCGTCCCCGGTGCGGTACAGCGTCTGCTTGATCGCCAGCACCTGTGGGTCCCGGCTGGCTTCCTCGAGGAAGTCCAGGATGTTCGTGAACCCGTCGTAGGGGTGGTGCAGGATCACGTCGCCGCCGCGCAGCGTCTCGAAGATGCCGCTGTCCTCGTCACCGTCGAGGTCCGGGATGGCCGGCGCGTACGCCGGGTAGGACAGGTCCGGGCGGCTGACGGGCAGACCCATCAGGTCCGCGGTGCCCAGCGGGCCTTCCAGCAGGTAGATGTCCTCGGCGGCCAGGCGCAGCCGCGTCTGCAGGAACCCGATGATTCCGGGCGGCGTGTCCCGCATGACCTCCATCCGCACCGCCGACCCGAAGCGCCGCCGCCTGAGGCCGTCCTCGATGGTGGCGAGC
Coding sequences within it:
- the pgm gene encoding phosphoglucomutase (alpha-D-glucose-1,6-bisphosphate-dependent); amino-acid sequence: MTISELAGKRAPRSLLTNIPRLVAHYYETRPLPSDPLQRVAFGTSGHRGNSLAGTFNETHILAISQAVAEYRAQAGITGPLYMGLDTHALSEPAWMTALEVLIANGVRVRVQPGLFTPTPLVSYAILEHNRTGTDGVADGIVITPSHNPPQDGGFKYNPPSGGPADTDVTKVVQARANQIMEDELRDVQRVSLEDAMAALEEFDFITPYVTQLPDVIDLDAIRASGVRIGVDPLGGSSLPVWQAIGAAHDLNLTIVNDVIDPSFAFMSVDRDGKIRMDCSSPHAMAGLLALKGDFDVAIGNDPDADRHGIVTTDGLMNPNHYLAVMIEYLFQHRPGWRADAAIGKTLVSSALIDRVGASIGRRVVEVPVGFKYFVAGLQDGSFGFGGEESAGASFLRRDGRAWSTDKDGLIPGLLAAEITARTGQTPSARFADLSARLGATAYDRQDAPATPDQKRILGSLSPEQVTATTLGGDPITAKLTRAPGNDEAIGGLKVTTDEAWFAARPSGTEDVYKIYAESFRGQEHLQQVMNEARDVVAAALGGQ
- the glpX gene encoding class II fructose-bisphosphatase, producing the protein MTAKRHKGSERSAEGRTDTNHFEHALVLETARVTEGAALAASRFMGMGDKNAVDGAGTEAMRELLNSLDIRGTVVIGEGEMDEAPMLYIGEKVGTGQYEVDIAVDPVEGTSVTAKGLPNGLAVIALSERGGLMHAPDCYMDKLVVPPPAAGKVNLDWPVEANLNVLAQSLERDVDDLMITILDRERHADLIRQVRATGARVKLIGDGDVVASLQVGVRGTGVHALMGSGGAPEGVLSAAAMKCLGAEIQGRFIAEDDAMRERFASMGVDEKRVYRTNDLAPGRQMVFSATGITYGELLSGVRRFGGGARTHTLVMGYATRVVRFIDSVHLEDDGARVTVRI
- the wrbA gene encoding NAD(P)H:quinone oxidoreductase, producing MTNPTSAPVKLAIVYYSTYGTNHAMAQVAAEAARAAGAEVRLLKVAETAPQAVIDTQDAWKAQQERSADVQTATPADLEWADAYLFSTPTRFGGAASQVRAFIDTLGGLWATGKLANKTFSAMTSAQNPNGGQETTLMTLYTTAMHWGAILVPPGYTDPAIFASGGNPYGASVTAGGQPLSDEDRATIAHQTRRLIEVTARLNR
- the treS gene encoding maltose alpha-D-glucosyltransferase, whose translation is MTQTAMPEWYKSAVFYELSVRTFADGNGDGRGDFPGLTGKLDYLKNLGVDCLWLLPFYPSPLRDDGYDVADYTDIHPDLGTLEDFKVFLREAHARGLRVIGDLVTNHTSSDHPWFQAARRGPTLPDGSPNEYHDYYVWSDTGTEYAGARIIFTDTETSNWTLDEQTGRYYWHRFFSSQPDLNFDNPRVVEELLSAARFWLDLGVDGFRVDAVPYLIEREGTNCENLPETHDILKRMRRMVDQEYPGRLLLAEANQWPEEVVEYFGSEQDPEFHMCFNFPVMPRLYMSLKKEDTTSIREIMDRLPAIPSFGQWATFLRNHDELTLEMVTDDERAFMYAAYAPDTRMKINVGIRRRLAPLLDNDRRRIELLNTVLLALPGSPILYYGDEIGMGDDLSQADRNGVRTPMQWNAGMSGGFSTATPDQCFFPPISDAVYGYARVNVQSQEQDPSSLLKWTSRQLELRRRHPAFAVGDLQFIDTDNPAVLAFTRRTEDETLLIVSNFAGNAQAVHLNLGEHLGRTPVTLAGGSHFPPVTEAAYPMILGKYDYYWLRLN
- a CDS encoding 30S ribosomal protein S1 — protein: MEDNTQTPAQQGGTQPATGTTQTSVPTPVEEREYPAMTMEDILASEAQEPQSVTRGDIVDGTIVFIGQEGIAVDIGAKVEGIIPLNQLGDEPVTLEQAQEMYKSGEQIEAYVVRVDLPNSQIVLSKKRADQDKGWRVLEKMQEADEAFEVEVLEKVRGGLVAQVEGIRAFLPASQVDTRRVNDLDPYVGKPLMVKLIELNRKRNRVIISHRAILEAQKAKAREETVGQLEAGAQFEGEVVEITDFGVFVNLGGIDGLVHRSELTYGRFNHPRDVVKVGDKVQVQVMDVDGGRERINLSMKALTQDPWEGATDRYSIGQKVTGKVTNLTNFGAFIELESGLEGLVHVSEMSWTKRVRHPNEVMKEGDEVEAVILRIDPKDRRISLGIRQTTDDPWSALPDRYPPGTPVKGKITGMTDFGVFMEIEEGIEGLIHISELDVQRVNNPADLFKKGDEIEAVILNIDPVEQRASLSRRRFLGGGPVPTQRDYVSQGGGARSDRYSSGQGGAPRAGGRGGRRGDADYAYNAKDASQGGKISTKLGDVYADLFAQFGLGGDKKADATEAQADTTEDTQG
- the ppk1 gene encoding polyphosphate kinase 1, yielding MTVPPKNTERSTKPPSSATPRRPRRAADRTAGVGETRTHSTVANTQSPFLNRELSWLAFNERVLAEARDERNPLLERLKYTAICGSNLDEFFMVRVAGIHRQIAAGVNTPGPDGLQPRETLALVRERTQGMLREIERATRRILRDLHAQGVKLTRVHDLGKRARAQLHEHYLAEIQPVLTPLVVDPSHPFPYLSNLSLNLAVLLDAGNGEEPDFARVKVPVGVLPRIVVVGEALLLLEDVIAAHIGELFKGRQVLAAHAFRVTRNTDYEFEEEEAEDLLATIEDGLRRRRFGSAVRMEVMRDTPPGIIGFLQTRLRLAAEDIYLLEGPLGTADLMGLPVSRPDLSYPAYAPAIPDLDGDEDSGIFETLRGGDVILHHPYDGFTNILDFLEEASRDPQVLAIKQTLYRTGDDPRLLGALRTAAENGKQVVALIELKARFDEQRNISWARKLERAGAHVVYGVPGLKTHAKVAMVVRREAGGLRRYVHIGTGNYNAKTARLYTDLSLLSAHPDLGADVAELFNHLTGYAAAEYTHLLVAPDTARPGLEALLEREAVHARAGLDAWVRVKVNQLTDPGMIDALYRAAGAGVRVEMIIRGVCCLRPGVNGLSASIRVRSLLGRYLEHARVFAFGNAGSPEVYFGSADWMSRNLDRRVEVIAPVLDDRHRETFLSILDTEWADTRGSWELNPSGEYEKLPGDFSAQQTFAAARHPS